The Perca fluviatilis chromosome 3, GENO_Pfluv_1.0, whole genome shotgun sequence nucleotide sequence CAGGCCAGACCTCGGTGCTGAGAATGACAAAACGGCATGAGACAGTTATGACATGTTGTTCTGCAACTGGTGTAACATAATCTTAGCGTGAATTCACGTGCACTGAAACCGTGTAATAGACCCAACAGGAAAAACATGTAATACCAGATACATCCATGGCCTCAGTATGTAAAACACTCACCGACTCTCCCATAGCAGCCATGTGGAACTGCTATCTGGATGTCTGTCTTCACAATCGTCTTATCCATAGGACCAATGGTGTAATCATATGCACTGTTAAAGTTATATTCATATAACAGACGCTTTTATACAGGGCAACGTTTAGTAAATAGATGTAATCTGTGTAGGAGCACAAGCTAAATGTTCAAACATTTGAAGTGAAATTTACAGTTGGATTTttacaaacacacgcacacacacagatcaagtCGTTACAACTTCTGTCCCACTAATAAAAACTTACTTACATCAAGTTATTAGTGAACCCAGacataattttaaaaagtataacgtTAACCAACCTGTAGAGATCATATCCCGCTGCTTTAGTTGAGCCTCTGGTAGGTGTAGTGGCATGCTCAGACAGTTTTGCAAACTTGAGGACCGGTCTATCTTCTGcagtctttgtctctgtccttGCTCTCTTTGATGGAGAGATTGCAGATGCATCTGTGACTTCTAGGACGGGCATATTGGCAAATGTTTCACTGTTAAAAACCGATAGTGCACTAAATAATTTATACGGACTAAAGACAAACTATTTGCTAACCAGAGAGCGACAGAACTACAACCGACTACTGCAAGATTAAAAACTCGTCCTGGCTTCTGCGATCCCGTTTTTGGCGGTCCTAACTACTTTTGAATGAAATTTCCCGCGGTGGAAGCCCCTCCCCCAAACCACGTAACTCCTAACAGATACTTTAACTTTCACAACGCAAAACGTAATGAAAGTAACTCAAATAGCTTATATAAGTTGCTACATAACTGTTATTAAATGCATTGGGAAAAGAAAacctgtaaataaataaatgaataaataaataaataggcaaGAAAGTAATGGTATGCTATGTAACTATGGCAACTCTTTCGTCACCACTGCGCCATTACAAGTTATCGCGAGAGTTATTCATATAAACAGCTGTAACctttaaaatggaaaaacagAATATTAATCCTTACTTTACCTAGCTACGCGTTGCACCACAATACAGCAGACGTAGTGTTTGAGGTGTTTACGCGTTCTGTACACCACAGATAATGcaacataataaaaaacataacgCGTATGGTTTTAGTTACAAAGTGCTAGGCATGCTAGCAAAGCTAACGTCAATAAGCACTTGACATGGCAGAGACGTTAACGTTATCCATCCTAAAGTCTTGCTTGCCTTTATAAAGAGCGGGCGTCTGGAAATGAAATTCCCTGCCTAAGACATATGGAGCAGCATCACAAATCGCAGAGCATTTTAACGGAAGAACCCTTAGCCTTAGCAACGTCCGTATCATATTTATTTGCTAACGTTGTCTGCAAGCAACTACAGCATATAGCTACAGGCTACTGCCATAGAGGCACcgcacttcctcctcctccccctgttacgttgcatcttcttctctctctctctctctctctctctctttttttttttttttttttttttttttttttcttcttcttctttggggtTTTACGGCAGCTGGCATCCAAAAAGTTGCATTGCTGCCATCTATGGAACTAGCACCTTAGTGCACTATATCCTGCATGTTATACAGTCCAGTGTctttaaaaaatttgaaaaaacaacGTTTTCTCCTCCCGCTTGACCCTACTTCTAAAATACTTTTCAAAGATACTTCTTCCAAGCCAATTTCTCACAATTCTCTGATTAGATCTTGACTTTGGCGGTCAtcatttctttatatatatatatatatttatatatatgtatatatgtatagggTAGGCCTATATAGAAATAAATCATAGAAATGTATTCTACGATAGGCTATACCAACTTGCAACTcgatttgtattttttaaatggttactcagtcagtagggagttgggttgggaaccggagggttgatggttcaagtccccatatggaccaaggtatggtggtggactggtcgCTGGAGAGGTGCCGGTTCACCTCCTGGGTACTTCCatggtgctcttgagcaag carries:
- the dut gene encoding deoxyuridine 5'-triphosphate nucleotidohydrolase, mitochondrial isoform X2, giving the protein MPVLEVTDASAISPSKRARTETKTAEDRPVLKFAKLSEHATTPTRGSTKAAGYDLYSAYDYTIGPMDKTIVKTDIQIAVPHGCYGRVAPRSGLAAKYFIDVGAGVVDEDYRGNVGVVLFNFSKDTFDVKKGDRVAQLVCERICYPDLVEQKTLDETERGDGGFGSTGRN
- the dut gene encoding deoxyuridine 5'-triphosphate nucleotidohydrolase, mitochondrial isoform X1, whose product is MIRTLLRLRVLPLKCSAICDAAPYVLGREFHFQTPALYKEVTDASAISPSKRARTETKTAEDRPVLKFAKLSEHATTPTRGSTKAAGYDLYSAYDYTIGPMDKTIVKTDIQIAVPHGCYGRVAPRSGLAAKYFIDVGAGVVDEDYRGNVGVVLFNFSKDTFDVKKGDRVAQLVCERICYPDLVEQKTLDETERGDGGFGSTGRN